A region from the Pirellulaceae bacterium genome encodes:
- a CDS encoding NAD(P)/FAD-dependent oxidoreductase — protein sequence MGTNRASYDCVIIGGGHNGLVTAAYLAKAGKSVCVLERRHVLGGCAVTEELWPGFRVSTAAYVISLFLPEIMRDLRLKQYGLKILPRDPSSFTPMLDGRSLTLGPDMADSQREIAKFSARDAERYPDYISFLERVAKQLDPVLCQSAPDPLPLPTEYRKIGVAKRLGDARKMLELYNAMVELGEDIPLAIELMTGAARPFLEKWFEAEVLRSTLATDGVIGAFASISSPGTAYVLLHHVMGEAGGARGVWGYIQGGMGGLADSLEKACLDLRVDILRESPVESILTSKGQVQGVALQGGGIIEAPVVASSVDAHLTFECFLKPDDLPQGFREAISRIDYSSASAKVNLALSEPPQFTCAPSQSIERHHRGTIHISPTLEFIERAYDDAKYGKPSEEPILEITLPSSVDSTLAPNGQHVMSMFVQYAPYELADGSWDDIKESFGDRCVDLLARYAPNVPDSILHRQVLSPLDLERTFGLTGGNIMQGAMNLNQLFCFRPIPGWADHCTPIRGLYLCGAASHPGGGVMGACGKNAAEQVLRDV from the coding sequence ATGGGCACAAATCGAGCATCCTACGACTGCGTGATTATTGGCGGCGGACACAACGGTCTCGTGACGGCAGCCTATTTGGCCAAAGCTGGAAAATCCGTTTGCGTGTTGGAGCGTCGGCACGTGTTGGGTGGTTGTGCCGTGACGGAAGAATTGTGGCCCGGATTTCGTGTATCGACGGCTGCCTATGTGATCAGTCTGTTTCTACCAGAGATCATGCGAGATCTTCGCCTGAAGCAATATGGGCTGAAAATCTTGCCCCGTGATCCTTCTTCGTTCACTCCCATGTTGGATGGCCGATCGTTGACGTTGGGGCCTGACATGGCTGATAGCCAACGCGAAATTGCCAAGTTCAGTGCGCGTGACGCCGAACGGTATCCGGATTACATCAGCTTTCTGGAACGCGTTGCGAAACAACTGGATCCTGTCTTGTGCCAATCGGCGCCCGACCCACTACCTTTGCCGACTGAGTATCGCAAGATTGGAGTCGCCAAACGCCTGGGTGATGCGCGTAAGATGTTGGAACTCTACAACGCGATGGTTGAGCTTGGCGAAGATATTCCCTTGGCCATCGAATTGATGACGGGTGCCGCACGGCCCTTCTTGGAGAAATGGTTTGAGGCCGAAGTGTTGCGATCGACCTTAGCGACTGACGGAGTGATTGGAGCGTTTGCCTCGATTTCCTCGCCCGGTACGGCTTACGTGTTGCTGCACCATGTGATGGGTGAAGCGGGTGGGGCGCGGGGCGTTTGGGGCTACATCCAGGGTGGTATGGGGGGCTTGGCCGACTCGCTCGAAAAAGCCTGTCTCGATTTACGCGTGGATATTTTACGCGAGTCGCCGGTTGAATCGATCTTGACCAGCAAGGGGCAGGTGCAAGGGGTTGCCCTGCAGGGAGGAGGCATCATTGAAGCTCCTGTGGTGGCATCGAGCGTCGATGCTCATCTGACATTCGAGTGTTTTTTGAAGCCGGATGATTTGCCGCAAGGATTTCGGGAGGCCATCTCGCGAATCGACTATTCGTCAGCCTCTGCGAAAGTGAATTTGGCGCTCTCCGAACCTCCGCAATTCACTTGTGCACCGAGTCAGTCAATCGAACGCCATCACCGAGGTACGATTCATATATCGCCTACCTTGGAGTTTATCGAGCGGGCTTATGATGACGCCAAGTATGGCAAGCCGAGTGAAGAGCCCATCTTGGAGATTACGTTGCCATCAAGTGTTGATTCCACGCTCGCACCCAATGGGCAACACGTGATGTCTATGTTTGTGCAGTATGCTCCCTACGAGCTTGCTGACGGCAGTTGGGATGACATCAAAGAGTCGTTCGGCGATCGTTGTGTTGATCTGCTGGCTCGCTACGCGCCGAATGTTCCGGATTCGATCTTGCACCGACAAGTGCTCAGTCCGTTAGACCTGGAACGTACGTTTGGACTGACGGGTGGGAATATCATGCAAGGTGCGATGAATCTGAATCAGCTTTTCTGTTTCCGTCCGATCCCCGGGTGGGCCGACCACTGTACACCGATACGCGGACTTTACTTGTGCGGTGCCGCCAGTCATCCGGGGGGAGGCGTCATGGGTGCCTGCGGAAAGAATGCGGCCGAACAAGTCCTACGCGATGTCTAG
- a CDS encoding EF-hand domain-containing protein: MPTLFRLITSSLIATSIMIASVQADDSQPSAVDSGKAAQEKPAEKKKRAPKNKVDAKKQAERRAVQTKKRFARLDLDQSGFLTIEEFVVLPKKLTDEAKIEKRKTAMNRQFTRRDKDQDGKLTLGEMKADLPKKSNNKKAKNRKQANKKEQAKKKERANKKERANKNDQAKKKAKKKQQADEKEKAAAAN; the protein is encoded by the coding sequence ATGCCCACCCTGTTTCGCCTAATCACCTCCAGCTTGATCGCCACTTCGATCATGATCGCTTCCGTCCAAGCCGACGACAGCCAACCGTCCGCGGTTGATTCCGGAAAAGCGGCTCAAGAAAAGCCTGCCGAGAAAAAGAAGCGAGCTCCGAAAAATAAAGTCGACGCGAAAAAACAAGCCGAGCGACGGGCTGTCCAAACCAAAAAACGATTCGCGCGTCTCGATCTGGATCAGAGCGGATTTCTCACGATCGAAGAGTTTGTCGTGCTTCCGAAAAAGCTGACCGACGAGGCAAAGATCGAGAAGCGCAAGACAGCGATGAATCGGCAATTCACCCGCCGCGATAAGGACCAGGACGGTAAACTGACCCTCGGTGAAATGAAAGCTGACTTGCCGAAGAAATCCAACAACAAAAAAGCGAAAAACCGCAAGCAAGCCAACAAGAAAGAGCAGGCGAAAAAGAAAGAGCGAGCCAACAAGAAAGAGCGAGCCAACAAGAATGATCAGGCGAAAAAGAAAGCTAAAAAGAAGCAACAAGCCGATGAGAAGGAAAAGGCTGCAGCCGCCAATTAG
- a CDS encoding sigma-70 family RNA polymerase sigma factor, with translation MPETPLIKRFLQHQNDFMSYLMAITRDLSAAEEIFQNAAIVVMERSVDDEPIRDFRAWSKEIVRRQALRHLRDESKNQWMRSLEPLLLDQITRVFLEDDSSEMHAKQQSLALRQCVSESSEVHRKMLALRYEQRASFADIGQAIDRSEMAVQRSLSRLRKRLYDCVQSKLRLAEHGG, from the coding sequence ATGCCAGAGACCCCGTTGATCAAACGCTTTTTGCAGCATCAAAACGACTTCATGTCGTATTTGATGGCGATCACTCGTGATCTCAGCGCAGCCGAAGAGATTTTCCAGAACGCAGCCATCGTGGTGATGGAACGGTCAGTCGATGACGAACCAATTCGCGATTTCCGAGCTTGGTCGAAGGAAATCGTGCGACGCCAAGCGCTGCGGCATCTGCGCGATGAGAGCAAGAATCAGTGGATGCGATCGTTGGAGCCCCTGTTACTTGATCAAATTACGCGAGTTTTCCTCGAAGACGACTCGAGTGAAATGCACGCCAAACAACAATCGCTGGCTCTGAGACAATGTGTCAGTGAAAGCTCGGAGGTCCATCGAAAGATGCTCGCACTTCGCTATGAGCAACGAGCATCTTTTGCGGACATTGGCCAAGCCATTGACCGATCTGAAATGGCGGTTCAGCGATCTTTATCACGCCTGCGGAAACGTTTGTATGACTGCGTCCAAAGCAAACTTCGATTGGCGGAGCATGGCGGATGA
- a CDS encoding FecR domain-containing protein, with protein MTHQELESLILAYFEKDLDPQGQMRLAELLDGSSEARAIFQSYMQIEGIAFGLGQAGCLTDNSTPFPSAANSPVPALPPTKPIEPTHKIAPSQNGRRMMGLGLGGLIALSLVAWIAIYLVPGQQSHEQLASVGHISRIVAAEWISSAPDVGDEVSIGSFEIQSGLVEFEFHNGAIVILEGPARFDIHSAEQTFLHHGRVRTMVPPQAYGFTIDSANVQVIDLGTEFGMEVDDNGTAEVHVFDGEVEVFDRQDISTNYRTLLVAGEAIRRDTNGLQSEIDADVDAFVDQLTLASRAEAHLEEMKDKLSEALSQQSHVAKQLREAETTAKRSPQLQRLKKSSQKAKQRWNLRQDTPELKSRLAARDEAKARVEQLRRKLMLDDPTGKQLLEKLNQSTASLAESKQRLAEANKNREPIRKKLHRELRHHQHERKQAQSEFRSYHSKLRSKHPEIREVTQEFNQARKQLDNYLAQPTYNDLQKKAERKRKAFLAKQRQVLQDDKSIKRLREQLNNRRRQARRLRRDIQQLQQAIATQLAIQVDNDLNSSDIE; from the coding sequence ATGACACACCAAGAACTCGAATCGTTAATCCTGGCCTATTTCGAGAAAGACCTCGATCCGCAGGGGCAAATGCGGCTCGCCGAGTTACTCGATGGATCATCGGAGGCACGGGCCATCTTCCAGTCCTACATGCAAATTGAGGGAATCGCATTTGGACTTGGACAGGCCGGTTGTTTGACGGACAACTCAACTCCCTTTCCTTCGGCAGCCAACTCTCCCGTCCCGGCGCTCCCTCCAACCAAACCGATCGAACCCACCCACAAGATCGCACCGAGCCAAAACGGTCGCCGAATGATGGGCCTTGGATTGGGTGGTCTCATCGCCCTGTCCCTGGTGGCTTGGATCGCCATCTACTTGGTGCCGGGTCAACAGTCGCACGAACAGTTAGCGAGTGTGGGTCACATTTCTCGGATTGTGGCCGCCGAATGGATCAGTTCCGCTCCCGACGTTGGCGATGAAGTGTCAATAGGAAGCTTTGAGATCCAAAGCGGACTCGTCGAGTTTGAATTCCACAACGGGGCGATCGTGATTTTAGAAGGGCCGGCCCGTTTTGATATCCACTCTGCCGAGCAGACGTTCCTCCATCATGGTCGTGTTCGCACGATGGTACCTCCTCAGGCTTACGGATTCACGATCGACTCGGCCAACGTCCAAGTGATCGATTTGGGCACTGAATTCGGCATGGAGGTCGATGACAACGGAACGGCCGAGGTGCACGTGTTCGATGGCGAAGTCGAAGTGTTCGATCGCCAAGATATTTCGACAAACTATCGGACGTTGCTCGTGGCAGGCGAAGCGATTCGCCGAGATACTAACGGCTTACAGAGTGAAATCGACGCTGATGTAGATGCCTTTGTCGATCAACTCACATTAGCAAGTCGCGCCGAAGCACACCTCGAAGAGATGAAGGATAAATTGAGTGAAGCCTTGAGCCAACAGAGTCACGTTGCCAAGCAGTTGCGGGAGGCGGAAACAACTGCAAAACGGTCTCCCCAATTACAACGTCTCAAAAAGTCATCTCAAAAGGCCAAACAGCGTTGGAACCTGAGGCAAGACACACCCGAGCTAAAGTCACGGCTTGCTGCAAGAGACGAAGCCAAAGCAAGAGTGGAACAATTGCGACGCAAGTTGATGTTGGACGATCCGACTGGAAAACAGTTGCTAGAAAAACTGAACCAATCAACGGCATCCCTGGCTGAGTCAAAGCAACGCCTAGCCGAAGCCAACAAGAACCGGGAACCGATTCGAAAAAAATTGCATCGAGAATTGCGACACCATCAACACGAACGAAAGCAAGCCCAGTCAGAATTCCGATCGTATCACTCAAAGTTACGAAGTAAGCATCCAGAAATTCGCGAGGTGACTCAAGAATTCAACCAGGCTCGGAAGCAACTTGATAACTATTTGGCACAGCCGACCTACAACGACCTACAAAAAAAGGCCGAACGGAAAAGAAAAGCCTTTTTGGCCAAACAACGACAAGTGCTGCAAGATGATAAGTCAATCAAGCGACTACGAGAGCAACTAAACAACAGACGCCGTCAAGCACGTAGACTGCGGCGTGATATTCAGCAGCTTCAACAAGCAATCGCAACACAACTTGCCATTCAAGTCGACAACGATCTCAATTCAAGCGATATTGAATAA
- a CDS encoding DUF1553 domain-containing protein, protein MYRYAVLLFSVTSLVWTSTNQPVNADEFSFFEKRIRPVLVEHCYKCHSAESKSVKGGLRLDTRAGIRQGGDSGHAVVPRDVDESLLISSLRHESYEMPPSGQLDDSIIADFEKWIRRGAPDPRDGPTSDSETSLDVEAGRKFWSFQPITNPNPPTSSDPTWSVNPIDDFVRAQLDRVQLRPNPDANRETLIRRLSFDLLGLPPTPQQIDKFVADSSDDAYENLVDRMLQSSHFGERWGRHWLDVVRFAESMGKTRNYPFPFAWRYRDYVINSLNADKPYDQFITEQLAGDLLPAESDKQQDEQLIATGFLALGSHDLNQNNRAVFTMDVVGEQIDTTSRSLMGMTVACARCHDHKFDPIPTQDYYALAGVFRSTSMLNGYGNKRPNKQTYNQDGLFHELNTTKTVKNSRPQTNRNAKRRSPKLSAANARQLAKAKRTVKELRQQIKQIGSNQSLEPKQIRAQTAPLRRQLQQIQKRVRNLSKRAEAAKAPKRKKVKDKEPAVSGSLAMGVTEAKRPQDCQINIRGDVKRLGPSVPRGFLQVVSLPTTIPEDVSGRLELAQWLTHPEHPLTSRVMANRVWHHLFGRGLVRTVDNFGTTGSAPSHPELLDFLARHLMQENWSIKQLVKLIVLSRTYRLSSEFDQHNYEVDPDNQWVWRMNRRRLEAESIRDAMLAASGSLQLQPPTGSVVQDFAISELGRRQNTPTTFLDDVHRTIYLPIVRSKVPAFLTTFDFPEPSEVNGRRDVTTVPTQALFMMNNPFVLKQARLMAQDALADQSIDNDEDRLQLAYQKLLGRRATSEQIERSLNYINGTVETENSTKEAQLGIWTDVMQALIASSEFRYRS, encoded by the coding sequence ATGTATCGATACGCCGTCTTGCTGTTCAGCGTAACAAGTCTGGTATGGACCTCGACAAACCAACCGGTCAATGCCGACGAGTTTTCGTTCTTCGAAAAGCGAATTCGTCCGGTATTGGTCGAACATTGTTACAAATGTCACTCGGCAGAATCCAAGTCCGTCAAAGGAGGACTGCGACTTGACACGCGGGCTGGCATCCGCCAAGGGGGCGACTCGGGCCATGCTGTCGTACCTCGCGATGTGGACGAAAGTCTCCTGATTAGCTCACTGCGGCACGAATCCTACGAAATGCCCCCATCGGGCCAGCTGGATGATTCGATCATCGCCGACTTTGAAAAGTGGATACGCCGCGGAGCACCCGATCCGCGAGATGGCCCTACCAGCGATTCCGAAACCTCTTTGGATGTCGAGGCCGGTCGGAAGTTTTGGTCCTTTCAACCCATCACCAATCCGAATCCGCCCACGTCAAGTGATCCGACTTGGTCCGTCAACCCCATCGATGATTTCGTCCGAGCCCAATTAGATCGGGTTCAGCTGCGACCGAATCCTGACGCCAATCGCGAAACGCTGATCCGCAGGCTGTCATTCGACCTGCTTGGACTCCCCCCCACGCCACAACAGATTGACAAGTTTGTGGCTGATAGCTCTGACGATGCGTATGAGAATTTGGTTGATCGCATGTTACAGTCAAGCCATTTTGGTGAACGCTGGGGCCGTCACTGGCTGGATGTTGTTCGCTTTGCCGAATCCATGGGAAAGACACGAAACTATCCATTCCCATTCGCCTGGAGATACCGGGACTACGTCATCAATTCACTGAATGCCGATAAGCCGTATGACCAATTCATCACTGAACAATTGGCGGGAGATCTGCTCCCCGCCGAAAGTGACAAACAACAAGACGAACAACTGATTGCAACCGGCTTCCTCGCACTCGGCTCACACGATCTGAATCAAAATAATCGAGCAGTGTTCACGATGGATGTCGTCGGCGAACAAATCGATACAACAAGTCGTTCTTTGATGGGAATGACTGTTGCCTGTGCTCGATGTCATGATCACAAATTTGATCCCATCCCCACACAAGACTACTACGCGCTGGCGGGCGTATTTCGCAGCACGTCGATGCTGAATGGCTACGGAAACAAGCGTCCGAACAAACAAACCTACAACCAAGACGGTCTCTTCCATGAGCTGAACACGACGAAAACCGTCAAAAATTCACGCCCGCAAACCAACCGCAACGCAAAGCGGCGATCCCCGAAGCTATCCGCCGCCAACGCGCGACAATTGGCCAAAGCGAAACGAACCGTCAAAGAGTTGCGGCAACAAATCAAGCAAATTGGCTCAAACCAAAGCCTCGAACCAAAACAAATTCGGGCACAAACGGCTCCACTACGACGGCAGCTTCAACAGATCCAAAAACGCGTCCGCAATTTGAGTAAACGAGCCGAAGCCGCAAAAGCTCCCAAGCGGAAAAAGGTCAAAGACAAGGAACCAGCGGTGAGCGGATCACTGGCAATGGGTGTGACGGAGGCCAAACGGCCCCAAGACTGTCAAATCAACATTCGCGGCGATGTCAAACGACTCGGCCCGAGTGTGCCGCGTGGCTTCTTGCAAGTTGTCTCATTACCAACCACCATCCCGGAAGATGTCAGCGGCCGCCTTGAACTGGCCCAATGGCTCACGCACCCAGAACATCCATTAACGTCTCGTGTAATGGCCAATCGCGTCTGGCATCATTTGTTTGGTCGAGGACTGGTAAGGACAGTCGACAACTTTGGGACGACCGGATCAGCTCCTTCCCATCCAGAACTGCTAGACTTTCTTGCTCGTCATCTGATGCAGGAAAACTGGTCAATCAAACAGCTGGTAAAATTAATTGTGCTCAGCCGCACTTACCGTCTCAGCAGCGAGTTTGACCAGCACAACTACGAAGTTGATCCGGACAATCAATGGGTCTGGAGAATGAACCGACGACGCCTCGAAGCCGAATCAATTCGAGACGCCATGCTGGCGGCAAGCGGTTCGCTCCAGCTGCAACCACCCACGGGATCGGTTGTCCAAGATTTCGCGATTTCCGAACTGGGACGACGCCAAAACACTCCAACTACCTTCCTCGATGACGTCCATCGCACCATTTACTTACCGATTGTGCGATCGAAAGTACCCGCCTTTCTCACGACCTTTGATTTTCCCGAGCCAAGCGAAGTGAATGGTCGACGCGATGTGACCACGGTCCCGACTCAGGCCTTATTTATGATGAACAACCCGTTCGTCCTCAAACAAGCTCGACTGATGGCGCAAGACGCGCTCGCCGACCAAAGCATTGACAACGATGAGGACCGCCTGCAACTCGCTTATCAAAAGCTTCTGGGACGCCGGGCGACATCCGAACAGATCGAGCGCTCATTGAATTACATTAACGGTACAGTGGAAACCGAAAACTCCACAAAAGAAGCTCAGCTTGGAATCTGGACAGACGTGATGCAAGCACTGATCGCGAGTTCGGAATTTCGTTATCGCAGTTAA
- a CDS encoding DUF1501 domain-containing protein, translating into MLNQLETCSRRQLLRRGSLGFGYLALAGLANSSRAEDAFQGPLAVKQPHFAPRAKRVIMMFMQGGPSHVDTFDYKPELQAGQDKTYQDPNGRRRGKLLPSPWKFSQHGESGLEISELFPHLAKHADELCLLNSMHTDNPAHPQATIMMHTGSINFVRPSVGSWSVYGLGTSNQNLPGFVTINPVGNLGGTQNYGSAFLPAAYQGTRIDVGNNPIANIHSQRSRREQRKYLDLLQSMNQDNLDIARVDPELEGVIESYELAFRMQSEVPNLLDLSNESEASKDNYGMNDRKTAAFGTQCLMARRLAEAGVRFIEITHRGWDQHNSLRTKLPNNCQAVDQPIAALISDLKQRNLLEDTLLIWTGEFGRTPTDQNNGNGRRHNNRGFTTWLAGGGVQGGMRYGATDPVGMAAVENKVHVHDLHATILHLLGMDHERLTYRYSGRDFRLTDVHGNVVHDILT; encoded by the coding sequence ATGTTAAATCAACTCGAAACCTGCTCGCGACGACAATTACTCAGACGCGGCAGCTTGGGGTTTGGCTATCTCGCCTTGGCCGGATTAGCGAATTCAAGCCGGGCCGAAGACGCATTTCAAGGTCCTCTTGCCGTTAAGCAACCGCATTTCGCTCCGCGTGCAAAACGCGTGATCATGATGTTTATGCAAGGTGGGCCATCACACGTCGATACGTTCGACTACAAGCCCGAGCTTCAAGCCGGCCAGGACAAAACCTATCAGGATCCGAACGGTCGCCGCCGCGGCAAGCTTTTGCCTTCCCCCTGGAAATTCTCCCAACACGGCGAAAGCGGCTTGGAAATATCAGAACTATTTCCGCACCTGGCAAAGCATGCGGACGAATTGTGTTTGTTGAATAGCATGCACACCGATAACCCGGCTCACCCACAAGCCACGATCATGATGCACACCGGATCGATTAACTTTGTTCGCCCCTCCGTCGGTAGCTGGTCCGTCTACGGATTGGGCACCAGCAACCAAAACTTACCAGGCTTTGTCACGATCAATCCGGTGGGAAATCTTGGCGGAACTCAAAACTACGGCTCCGCTTTTTTACCCGCGGCTTATCAAGGTACCCGTATCGATGTGGGAAACAATCCGATCGCGAATATCCACAGCCAACGAAGTCGCCGCGAACAGCGAAAATATTTGGATTTGTTGCAATCCATGAACCAAGACAATTTGGATATTGCCCGGGTTGATCCAGAACTTGAAGGTGTCATCGAAAGCTATGAGTTGGCCTTTCGCATGCAATCCGAGGTTCCCAACCTGCTGGACTTATCGAACGAATCCGAGGCGTCCAAAGACAACTACGGCATGAACGACCGAAAGACGGCTGCCTTTGGTACCCAATGTTTGATGGCTCGGCGACTTGCCGAAGCAGGTGTCCGATTTATCGAAATCACTCACCGAGGCTGGGATCAACACAATTCGTTGCGCACCAAACTCCCAAACAATTGCCAGGCCGTCGATCAACCTATTGCCGCGCTCATTTCAGATCTCAAACAGCGAAACCTACTCGAAGATACCTTGCTGATTTGGACGGGTGAATTTGGAAGAACACCGACAGACCAGAATAATGGCAATGGACGGCGACACAACAATCGCGGTTTCACCACTTGGCTCGCAGGCGGAGGCGTCCAAGGTGGAATGAGATACGGAGCCACCGATCCGGTGGGAATGGCGGCCGTCGAAAACAAAGTTCACGTCCATGATCTACACGCCACGATCCTCCACCTGCTTGGCATGGACCATGAACGATTAACCTATCGGTATTCAGGTCGCGATTTCCGTCTCACCGATGTGCACGGAAATGTCGTCCATGACATTCTGACCTAA
- a CDS encoding sugar-binding protein codes for MFKSLAYITLGGNLVVKHTSLVFILLIAISGSIQAQEDRSVVKAFLTDTAPELDGEISPGEWDAAGPPIQVIPEDPGTAFPDDPFGGPDDLSFQFRVMWEQPWTAYFLFEVTDDIAMDQVPSNAWEQDQVELFMDGDDLEGSSDIASYQWWDSAETYGKLGASRFAGTFEGNTAIMSEFIDDFYEDEFGAFGVATASETDEEANYVVEYAVSLEPMFDAGVFDGTAAGDVEQIVAENTVVKWTACVSDDDNFGDGTAGRSHTACYYRATEDADWRDSSAFADLTFVGPYTGETLLGDYNENGQLDSADLDLQAKAIQDQDLNFDENQDGVVDVADRLVWLDNYKNTWMGDADLNGEFDSSDFVIVFAEAKYENGEQANWTQGDWNGDTQFDSGDFVAAFNSAGYEAGLRPDGPNPIVAAVPEPASLVLFVLGLGLLLQTRRRVGTRWLS; via the coding sequence ATGTTCAAGAGTCTCGCATACATCACACTTGGGGGGAACCTAGTCGTGAAACACACGTCGCTAGTTTTCATATTATTGATTGCGATTTCGGGCAGCATCCAAGCACAGGAGGACCGCTCCGTCGTGAAAGCCTTTTTGACCGATACGGCCCCTGAGCTTGACGGCGAAATCAGTCCGGGTGAATGGGATGCAGCAGGTCCACCGATCCAGGTGATCCCAGAAGATCCGGGGACCGCTTTTCCAGACGACCCCTTCGGAGGTCCGGACGATTTGAGTTTTCAATTTCGCGTGATGTGGGAACAGCCATGGACCGCTTACTTTCTGTTCGAAGTCACCGACGACATCGCGATGGACCAAGTACCCAGCAATGCTTGGGAGCAGGATCAAGTCGAGTTATTTATGGATGGCGATGACTTGGAAGGCAGCTCGGACATTGCCAGCTATCAATGGTGGGACAGTGCCGAGACATATGGCAAACTCGGAGCAAGCCGTTTTGCAGGCACCTTCGAGGGCAATACGGCCATCATGTCGGAGTTTATCGACGATTTCTACGAAGATGAATTCGGCGCGTTTGGCGTCGCGACCGCATCAGAAACGGACGAGGAAGCCAACTATGTCGTAGAATACGCCGTTTCATTAGAGCCGATGTTTGACGCAGGAGTCTTCGATGGTACCGCGGCAGGTGACGTCGAGCAAATTGTCGCCGAAAACACGGTTGTTAAATGGACCGCCTGTGTCTCCGACGATGACAATTTCGGTGATGGCACGGCAGGACGCTCACACACTGCCTGCTACTATCGAGCAACGGAAGACGCAGACTGGAGAGATTCAAGTGCGTTTGCCGACCTCACCTTTGTTGGCCCCTATACTGGCGAAACACTGCTCGGCGATTACAACGAAAATGGCCAACTGGATTCCGCCGACTTGGATTTGCAAGCGAAAGCAATCCAAGATCAGGATTTAAACTTTGATGAAAACCAAGACGGTGTGGTTGATGTCGCCGATCGCTTGGTCTGGCTCGACAATTATAAGAACACTTGGATGGGTGACGCCGACTTAAATGGCGAATTTGACAGCTCCGACTTCGTAATCGTTTTCGCCGAAGCAAAATACGAAAACGGCGAGCAGGCCAACTGGACGCAGGGCGATTGGAACGGAGACACACAATTCGATTCGGGTGACTTCGTAGCGGCCTTCAACAGCGCCGGCTATGAAGCCGGATTACGTCCTGACGGCCCAAATCCCATCGTGGCCGCAGTCCCAGAACCGGCCAGTTTGGTGCTCTTCGTTCTCGGACTCGGCTTGCTGTTGCAAACACGACGGCGAGTCGGAACCCGCTGGCTGAGCTGA